A section of the Verrucomicrobium sp. GAS474 genome encodes:
- a CDS encoding copper oxidase, giving the protein MNLSRRQLLAATGLTALTTTFFGKAQSALAAISGTEPTPPPPSGNGSYTPVVTPNGTTLPWTMKDGVKEFRLVAEPVKREFAPGMIVNCWGYNGQTPGPTIEAVEGDRIRIFVTNKLNEPTSVHWHGIFLPNGMDGVSGLTQKSIEPDETYVYEFTLRQHGTYMYHPHSDEMVQMAVGMMGFFIIHPKGGEETKIDRDFALFLMEWAVDPGTATPRASVMTDFNTFTFNSRAYPGTDPLIVKLGQRVRIRVANLSMDSHPIHIHGHRYWVTQTDGGQIPKTAWWPETSVNVPPGTTRTMEFVADNPGDWAFHCHKSHHTMNAMAHDIPNLLGVEQDSVTKKIKKLVPGYMEMGTDGMGEMGEMQMKGPKNTLAMMTGTGPFGPVEMGGMFTVVKIRENLASYDDPGWYKNPAGTMAKRIENNS; this is encoded by the coding sequence ATGAACCTTTCCCGCCGCCAGCTCCTCGCCGCCACGGGCCTAACCGCCCTCACGACGACCTTCTTTGGAAAAGCCCAATCGGCTCTCGCCGCGATCTCGGGAACGGAGCCGACGCCGCCCCCGCCGTCCGGCAACGGCTCCTACACTCCCGTCGTGACGCCGAACGGCACGACCCTGCCGTGGACGATGAAGGATGGGGTGAAGGAATTTCGCCTCGTCGCCGAGCCGGTGAAGCGGGAATTCGCCCCCGGCATGATTGTCAACTGCTGGGGTTACAACGGCCAGACGCCGGGGCCGACCATCGAGGCTGTCGAGGGCGATCGTATCCGCATCTTCGTCACGAACAAACTCAACGAGCCGACTTCCGTCCACTGGCATGGCATCTTTCTGCCGAATGGGATGGATGGCGTCTCCGGTTTGACTCAAAAGTCCATCGAGCCGGACGAGACCTACGTTTACGAGTTCACCCTACGACAACATGGCACCTACATGTACCACCCCCACTCGGACGAGATGGTGCAGATGGCCGTCGGTATGATGGGCTTCTTCATCATTCACCCGAAGGGCGGCGAGGAGACCAAGATTGACCGCGACTTCGCCCTCTTCCTCATGGAGTGGGCAGTCGATCCCGGCACCGCTACACCGAGGGCGAGCGTGATGACCGATTTCAACACCTTCACTTTCAACAGCCGCGCTTACCCCGGCACTGATCCCCTGATCGTGAAGCTGGGACAGCGGGTGCGCATCCGGGTCGCCAACCTCAGCATGGACAGTCACCCCATCCACATCCATGGCCACCGTTACTGGGTGACCCAGACCGATGGCGGCCAGATCCCGAAGACAGCGTGGTGGCCCGAGACAAGCGTCAACGTTCCGCCCGGCACGACACGGACCATGGAGTTCGTCGCCGATAATCCGGGCGATTGGGCGTTCCATTGCCACAAGAGCCACCACACGATGAACGCGATGGCTCACGACATCCCGAATCTCCTCGGCGTCGAACAGGATTCGGTAACGAAGAAGATCAAGAAGCTCGTTCCCGGCTACATGGAAATGGGAACGGACGGGATGGGCGAAATGGGTGAGATGCAGATGAAAGGCCCCAAGAATACCCTAGCTATGATGACCGGCACCGGTCCTTTCGGGCCTGTCGAGATGGGAGGAATGTTCACTGTCGTCAAGATTCGTGAAAACCTTGCGAGCTATGACGATCCCGGCTGGTACAAGAATCCCGCCGGGACCATGGCCAAAAGAATCGAAAACAATTCTTAG
- a CDS encoding TolC family protein, with translation MTLISFRFISLVSAAGALTLAGCASVDPKASFDTVQGTIQDRTGHRIAWNRGTPEDQEAVKSVQALLSKPLTADAAVQVALLNNPSLQASYEELGISQADLVQAGLLKNPSFSALVRFPSTPPLGADQEFSVAQDFLDLFILPLRKRIAKLQLEETELRVGNEVLMLSTEVKEAFYTVQAQEQLVQRLGLIDDINNTAVELATKQHEAGNLSDLDLENQRATHAESQAELAEARIEAVQNREALNRLLGWTEDLSVWTVSAQLPAIPSNPVSAEALEKRALAQRLDVAAARKRVEILQKALGVKEDTRFFPGGITLGVDTEKNPDRSRYTGPSIDIELPIFDQGQADVAKLQAQLRQAQAQLGALIVNVRSEIREARSTVEARRNLAEHYRGTLLPQRVNILKLSQQEYNFMLKGSYDLLLAKQHEVEAERGYIRTWRDYWTSRAALEKAVGGFLPVDTSEAKPMPMTSPKSDESAPSMAPMEMNH, from the coding sequence ATGACACTGATTTCTTTTCGTTTCATTTCCCTGGTTTCAGCGGCCGGAGCCCTCACGCTCGCTGGGTGCGCGTCGGTTGACCCCAAAGCCTCTTTCGACACCGTTCAGGGAACGATACAGGATCGCACAGGCCATCGGATTGCTTGGAACCGGGGCACCCCCGAGGACCAGGAGGCCGTCAAATCGGTTCAAGCCCTACTCTCCAAGCCGCTGACCGCCGACGCGGCGGTGCAGGTGGCCTTGCTGAACAACCCCTCCCTGCAAGCGTCCTACGAAGAACTGGGCATCTCCCAGGCCGATCTCGTGCAGGCGGGCCTTCTCAAGAACCCGAGCTTCAGCGCCTTGGTGCGCTTCCCCAGTACACCACCCCTCGGGGCTGACCAGGAATTCTCCGTCGCCCAGGATTTTCTCGATCTCTTTATCCTCCCGCTACGAAAGCGGATAGCGAAACTTCAACTGGAGGAGACCGAACTTCGCGTCGGCAACGAAGTCCTGATGTTGTCCACTGAGGTGAAGGAAGCCTTCTACACCGTGCAGGCCCAGGAACAACTCGTGCAGCGCCTCGGCTTGATCGACGACATCAACAACACCGCCGTCGAGCTTGCGACCAAACAGCACGAGGCAGGGAATCTCAGCGACCTCGACCTTGAAAACCAGCGGGCCACCCATGCCGAAAGTCAGGCCGAGTTGGCCGAGGCTCGTATCGAGGCCGTTCAGAACCGCGAGGCATTGAACCGTCTTCTGGGATGGACGGAGGATCTTTCCGTATGGACCGTTTCGGCCCAGCTTCCGGCCATTCCCTCCAATCCCGTCTCGGCTGAGGCACTAGAAAAACGCGCTCTGGCCCAGCGACTCGACGTCGCTGCCGCCCGGAAGCGGGTCGAGATATTGCAAAAGGCTCTCGGGGTAAAGGAAGACACCCGCTTCTTCCCCGGTGGCATCACCCTCGGCGTCGATACCGAAAAGAATCCCGACCGCTCTCGCTATACCGGTCCTTCCATCGACATCGAACTGCCGATCTTCGATCAAGGACAGGCCGACGTGGCGAAATTGCAGGCCCAGTTGCGTCAGGCCCAGGCTCAGCTCGGGGCATTGATCGTCAATGTCCGCTCGGAGATCCGGGAGGCCCGCTCCACCGTCGAGGCCCGGCGTAATCTCGCGGAACACTATCGCGGCACGCTCCTCCCACAGCGGGTGAACATTCTCAAGCTCTCCCAGCAGGAGTACAATTTCATGCTCAAGGGAAGCTACGATCTCCTACTGGCCAAACAGCACGAAGTCGAAGCGGAGCGGGGGTATATCCGAACATGGCGCGATTATTGGACTTCGCGGGCCGCCTTGGAAAAGGCCGTGGGCGGCTTCCTGCCCGTCGATACCTCCGAAGCAAAGCCGATGCCGATGACCTCTCCCAAATCCGATGAGTCCGCTCCCTCCATGGCTCCCATGGAGATGAACCACTAG
- a CDS encoding DUF2231 domain-containing protein, translating into MPFLAQIAETASPTGSAHAGGVVLHWLGVFHPVVVHFPIALLLLAALLEAVAALRGSSEKLTFSIRLTLGLGAVAALVAAGFGWADAFGMGFEAELKPILAWHRWLGTGVALGSCVAWVLQCRMMQTGQEVYLYRVVLWLVALATAVVGHLGGTLVYGLDYYP; encoded by the coding sequence GTGCCTTTCCTTGCCCAGATCGCCGAGACGGCTTCCCCGACCGGAAGCGCCCATGCCGGAGGAGTTGTCCTCCACTGGCTGGGCGTTTTCCATCCGGTCGTTGTTCACTTTCCCATCGCCCTGCTCCTCTTGGCGGCACTGCTGGAAGCAGTCGCCGCCTTGAGGGGCTCTTCGGAAAAGCTGACGTTCTCGATTCGATTGACTCTGGGTTTGGGTGCGGTCGCCGCCCTCGTTGCGGCGGGCTTTGGCTGGGCCGATGCCTTTGGCATGGGTTTTGAGGCAGAGCTTAAACCGATCCTCGCTTGGCATCGATGGCTGGGGACGGGTGTTGCCCTGGGCTCCTGCGTTGCTTGGGTCTTGCAGTGCCGGATGATGCAAACCGGACAAGAAGTTTATCTCTACCGCGTGGTCCTCTGGCTAGTCGCGCTCGCCACGGCAGTCGTCGGTCACTTGGGCGGAACTTTGGTTTACGGATTGGATTACTACCCATGA
- a CDS encoding periplasmic heavy metal sensor, translating to MQRIVSFVLLLVLVSLIAAGSCFIVGRYTKNYRTEPAMGLHAVIHERLKLTKEQDKQLDPIEARFAEKRRHYAELIRIANTELADAIVADQADSPRVGDAVEKIHMAMGDLQKATLDHVFEMKSVLTPEQYKMLLALTAEGLRRQQ from the coding sequence ATGCAACGCATTGTCTCTTTTGTCCTCTTGTTGGTCTTGGTATCTTTGATTGCCGCCGGAAGTTGCTTCATTGTGGGGCGCTATACCAAGAATTATCGAACTGAACCTGCGATGGGCCTCCACGCGGTGATTCATGAACGACTGAAACTGACGAAGGAACAAGACAAGCAACTCGATCCCATCGAAGCCCGCTTTGCGGAAAAGCGGCGTCACTACGCCGAGCTAATCCGCATCGCCAATACGGAACTGGCCGACGCCATCGTCGCCGATCAGGCGGACTCCCCCCGCGTCGGGGACGCCGTGGAAAAGATTCACATGGCGATGGGCGATCTTCAAAAGGCGACTCTCGATCATGTCTTCGAGATGAAGTCGGTCCTGACGCCGGAGCAGTATAAAATGCTGTTGGCCTTGACCGCCGAGGGACTTCGTCGTCAGCAGTAA
- a CDS encoding RNA polymerase sigma factor, whose protein sequence is MAHPDPDLPLVEALQRGEVQALDALMERHREAVFRFVFRYVGNEADAREVAQDTFVRAYFSIGKFRPSALFSTWLFQIALNLCRDRVRTKAYRQTRQTDSLSRTPEEVEARGEHELPSSIPDPAVLAQQSEKMRALQDAINGLPHGLKAPFLLAVMEGLSQEEAGNRLGLTAKAIEVKVHRARKLLLKCLEKHF, encoded by the coding sequence ATGGCGCATCCCGATCCCGACCTCCCTTTGGTCGAGGCCCTACAGCGGGGCGAAGTTCAGGCGCTAGACGCGTTGATGGAGCGCCATCGGGAGGCGGTTTTTCGATTCGTCTTCCGGTATGTCGGTAACGAGGCCGATGCTCGGGAAGTGGCGCAGGACACGTTCGTTCGAGCTTACTTCAGCATCGGGAAGTTTCGCCCTTCCGCCTTGTTTTCAACTTGGCTGTTTCAGATCGCGCTCAACCTTTGCCGGGATCGCGTGCGAACAAAAGCTTATCGACAGACCCGCCAAACCGATTCCCTGTCGAGAACGCCTGAGGAAGTGGAAGCGAGGGGGGAACATGAACTCCCCTCCTCCATTCCCGATCCCGCCGTTCTAGCTCAACAGAGCGAGAAGATGAGGGCCTTGCAGGATGCGATTAACGGACTTCCCCATGGGCTGAAGGCCCCATTCTTGCTTGCCGTCATGGAAGGTCTTTCTCAAGAGGAAGCCGGGAATCGGCTAGGGCTAACGGCCAAAGCGATCGAGGTCAAAGTGCATCGAGCCCGTAAACTGCTTTTGAAGTGTTTGGAAAAACACTTTTAA